From Bradyrhizobium sp. NDS-1, the proteins below share one genomic window:
- a CDS encoding outer membrane protein, whose amino-acid sequence MKKNLLLAAVSLVALSATAPALAADLAARPYTKAPAMVAAVYDWSGFYIGINGGGGSSSAKWDLVGFGRDGSHDATGGTVGGQIGYRWQSGQFVFGLEGQGNWADFSGSHVGAISGFTNNTKIDSFGLITGQVGYAWNNVLLYVKGGAAVVGTKYDASFAGVSLASANDTRWGGTVGAGLEFGFAPNWSVGAEYNHIFLGGNDRNLTGPIGVLAVNVKQDVDMGLVRLNYKFGGPMLGRY is encoded by the coding sequence ATGAAGAAGAATTTGTTGCTTGCCGCTGTGAGCCTTGTCGCGCTGAGCGCGACTGCGCCGGCGCTGGCTGCTGACCTCGCGGCGCGACCCTACACCAAGGCGCCTGCGATGGTCGCCGCGGTCTATGACTGGAGCGGCTTCTACATCGGTATCAACGGCGGCGGCGGTTCGTCGAGCGCGAAATGGGACCTGGTCGGTTTCGGCCGTGATGGTTCGCACGATGCGACCGGGGGCACCGTCGGTGGCCAGATCGGGTATCGCTGGCAGTCCGGCCAGTTCGTGTTCGGCTTGGAAGGCCAGGGCAACTGGGCCGACTTCTCCGGCAGCCATGTCGGCGCGATCTCCGGCTTCACCAACAACACCAAGATCGATTCGTTCGGTCTGATCACCGGTCAGGTCGGCTACGCCTGGAATAACGTGCTGCTCTACGTCAAGGGCGGTGCGGCTGTGGTCGGCACCAAGTACGACGCCTCTTTCGCGGGCGTGTCCCTGGCATCAGCCAACGACACCCGTTGGGGCGGCACGGTCGGCGCGGGCCTCGAGTTCGGTTTCGCCCCGAACTGGTCGGTTGGCGCCGAGTACAACCACATCTTCCTCGGTGGCAACGACCGCAACCTGACCGGCCCCATTGGTGTTTTGGCGGTCAACGTCAAGCAGGACGTCGACATGGGTCTCGTTCGCCTGAACTACAAGTTCGGCGGCCCGATGCTCGGCCGTTACTGA
- a CDS encoding 30S ribosomal protein S2 gives MALPDFTMRQLLEAGVHFGHQSHRWNPKMAPFIFGARNNIHIVDLAQTVPMLHTALQAVSDTVAKGGRILFVGTKRQAQDGVADAAKRCAQYFVNSRWLGGTLTNWKTISASIKRLRHLDDVLAGGDASSYTKKERLTLQRERDKLDRSLGGIKDMGGLPDLIFVIDTNKEDIAIQEAQRLNIPVAAIVDTNSDPKGITYVVPGNDDAGRAIALYCDLIARAAIDGISRAQGDSGIDIGASAKPIAEELPAASSSGFQGLAGPRGTADDLKKLPGVSGTIEKKFNDLGIFHYWQLAELDHDTAHKIGEEVGLPSRADAWVAKAKALTAEAE, from the coding sequence ATGGCACTACCCGATTTCACTATGCGTCAGCTGCTCGAAGCTGGCGTGCACTTTGGTCACCAGTCTCACCGCTGGAATCCGAAAATGGCCCCCTTCATTTTCGGTGCTCGCAACAACATCCACATCGTCGACCTCGCGCAGACCGTGCCGATGCTGCACACGGCATTGCAGGCGGTCAGCGACACCGTCGCCAAGGGCGGCCGTATCCTGTTCGTCGGCACCAAGCGCCAGGCGCAGGATGGCGTCGCGGACGCTGCCAAGCGCTGCGCGCAGTATTTCGTCAATTCGCGCTGGCTCGGCGGCACGCTGACCAACTGGAAGACCATCTCGGCCTCGATCAAGCGCCTGCGTCACCTCGACGACGTGCTGGCCGGCGGCGATGCCAGCTCCTACACCAAGAAGGAACGCCTGACGCTTCAGCGCGAGCGCGACAAGCTCGACCGCTCGCTCGGCGGCATCAAGGACATGGGCGGTCTGCCTGACCTGATCTTCGTGATCGACACCAACAAGGAAGACATCGCGATCCAGGAGGCCCAGCGCCTCAACATCCCGGTCGCCGCGATCGTCGACACCAATTCGGACCCCAAGGGCATCACCTACGTGGTGCCGGGCAATGACGACGCCGGCCGCGCGATCGCGCTCTATTGCGACCTGATCGCGCGCGCGGCGATCGACGGCATCTCGCGCGCCCAGGGCGATTCGGGCATCGACATCGGTGCTTCGGCCAAGCCGATCGCCGAGGAGCTGCCGGCCGCTTCGTCGAGCGGCTTCCAGGGCCTTGCGGGTCCCCGCGGCACCGCCGACGACCTCAAGAAGCTCCCGGGCGTGTCGGGTACGATCGAGAAGAAGTTCAACGACCTCGGCATCTTCCATTACTGGCAGCTCGCCGAGCTCGATCACGACACCGCGCACAAGATCGGCGAAGAAGTCGGTCTGCCCAGCCGTGCGGATGCCTGGGTGGCCAAGGCCAAGGCGCTGACCGCGGAAGCGGAATAG
- the frr gene encoding ribosome recycling factor, translating to MPTGNFDLNEVKRRMQGAVQSLKHELGGLRTGRASASMLDPVQVDAYGTHMPLNQLATVSVPEPRLISVQVWDKSMVKAVEKAIVDSNLGLSPATEGQVLRLRIPELNEERRKELVKVAHKYAEAAKVAARHVRRDGLDVLKKLEKNHEMSEDDQKRHADEVQKATDGTIAEIDQLLAAKEKEILTV from the coding sequence ATGCCCACGGGTAATTTCGACCTCAACGAAGTGAAGCGCCGCATGCAGGGCGCCGTCCAGTCCCTCAAACACGAACTCGGCGGTCTGCGGACGGGGCGCGCCTCCGCCTCGATGCTCGATCCGGTGCAGGTCGACGCTTACGGCACTCACATGCCGCTGAATCAGCTCGCCACCGTCAGCGTGCCGGAGCCGCGCCTGATCTCTGTGCAGGTCTGGGACAAGTCGATGGTCAAGGCGGTGGAGAAGGCGATCGTCGATTCCAATCTCGGCCTGTCGCCCGCGACCGAGGGCCAGGTGCTGCGTCTGCGCATCCCCGAGCTCAACGAGGAGCGACGCAAGGAGCTGGTGAAGGTCGCGCACAAATATGCGGAAGCCGCAAAGGTCGCCGCGCGCCACGTCCGCCGCGACGGTCTCGACGTCCTCAAGAAGCTCGAGAAGAATCACGAGATGTCGGAGGACGACCAGAAGCGCCACGCCGACGAGGTGCAGAAGGCGACCGACGGCACTATCGCCGAAATCGACCAGCTGCTGGCCGCCAAGGAAAAAGAAATCCTCACCGTTTAA
- a CDS encoding caspase domain-containing protein — MRATLRIFICLFLPIVIVAAGAPGPVRAQHQEKRIALVVGNGAYAKSPLATTANDAGLIAQTLQAAGFDVVGARDLDGDTLRKSFRDFVQKAQASGPGTVAMVYLAGYGVQLAGENYFIPVDSNITRDTDIPTEALRISDYARQLAAIPLKANIVVLDAARAQPFIEGGQPIASGLALVEPDANMLIAFNAAPGTAAPEEAGPYGIYAQSLAEMIRTGGLPLAEVFDRVRLRVNEASKGAQVPWNEQKITAPFSFFERGPDAPPEAANDQVAAIRSKPIRDLGVQDAYAAALERDTLPAYEEFLAAYPGDPLAKRVRAIAAARREAITWRRTYRTDTPEAYWSYLRRYPRGPHAADARRRLAILTAPPEPPPTFAMIDYDVPPPPAEEVFYVDRPVLYFGDPDFGFAPPPPPPVYYLPPPPPDFVVLSPPLPVIGLFVLPQPVFVPIPVFVRPPVYVAPPPNNIIYQNIHNTTVINTVINRPPPPPTGAGPALGNLAPAVAGRANPAGPAVPQAVVQRATLIQQGKAPMPPSSTIQPTARPGIAAPGPANVAPAAIAQPPVGAKPPQANTLPAPSIPGAPPAGAGAAPGAVTPGGTPSPTATAPAGNAAVTPQAPAPAKLPQADKLPQANTLPTPGTPGGPPPPARPGGGPGAAPSQGKPVATTTPPAGTIPPAQPNAATTPAPNQPVPGGAPAPSAGLPRPGASPPSATDPRGRPGGAQPGVLPSPSTAGRPAIPTPVRPATPPPPPVAAREPSRIQDHRPAPPPQAARPASPAAPPQALARPTPPPRVAPPPPPRAAPPPVAARPAAPPPMARPAPPPPMARPAPPPPPPMARPAPPPPPVARPAPPPMAAAPPRMAAPPPQPARPAGPAPRGCPPGQPRC, encoded by the coding sequence ATGCGTGCGACGCTCAGGATCTTTATCTGCCTTTTCCTGCCGATCGTGATCGTTGCCGCCGGCGCGCCGGGACCAGTACGCGCCCAGCACCAGGAGAAGCGCATCGCGCTCGTGGTCGGCAACGGCGCCTACGCCAAGTCGCCGCTGGCGACGACCGCGAACGATGCCGGCCTGATCGCCCAGACGCTGCAGGCGGCGGGCTTCGACGTGGTCGGCGCGCGCGATCTCGACGGCGACACGCTGCGCAAGAGCTTTCGCGATTTCGTCCAAAAGGCGCAGGCGTCCGGACCTGGCACGGTCGCGATGGTCTATCTGGCCGGCTACGGCGTGCAGCTTGCCGGCGAGAACTATTTCATCCCGGTCGATTCCAACATCACCCGCGACACCGACATCCCGACCGAGGCCCTGCGCATCAGCGACTACGCGCGCCAGCTCGCCGCCATCCCGCTCAAGGCCAACATCGTCGTGCTCGACGCCGCCCGAGCGCAGCCCTTCATCGAGGGTGGCCAGCCGATCGCCAGCGGGCTGGCGCTGGTCGAACCCGACGCGAACATGCTGATCGCCTTCAACGCCGCGCCCGGCACGGCGGCGCCGGAGGAGGCGGGGCCCTACGGCATCTACGCCCAGTCGCTGGCGGAGATGATCCGCACCGGCGGCCTGCCGTTGGCCGAGGTATTCGATCGCGTCCGCCTGCGCGTCAACGAGGCCAGCAAGGGCGCGCAAGTGCCCTGGAACGAGCAGAAGATCACGGCCCCGTTTTCGTTCTTCGAACGTGGGCCGGACGCGCCGCCGGAGGCCGCGAACGACCAGGTCGCCGCGATCCGGAGTAAGCCGATCCGCGATCTCGGCGTGCAGGATGCCTATGCCGCCGCGCTCGAGCGCGACACGCTGCCGGCCTATGAGGAATTCCTCGCGGCCTATCCCGGTGATCCGCTCGCCAAGCGCGTCAGGGCGATCGCGGCGGCGCGCCGCGAGGCGATCACGTGGCGGCGGACCTACCGCACCGACACGCCGGAGGCCTATTGGTCGTATCTGCGCCGCTATCCGCGCGGGCCCCATGCGGCGGATGCGCGTCGGCGCCTGGCGATCCTCACCGCGCCGCCCGAGCCCCCGCCAACCTTCGCGATGATCGATTACGACGTGCCGCCACCGCCGGCGGAGGAGGTCTTCTATGTCGATCGCCCCGTGCTGTATTTCGGCGATCCTGATTTCGGCTTCGCGCCGCCACCGCCGCCGCCGGTCTATTATCTGCCGCCGCCGCCGCCGGATTTCGTCGTGCTGTCGCCGCCGCTGCCCGTGATCGGCCTGTTCGTGCTGCCGCAGCCAGTGTTCGTGCCGATCCCTGTGTTCGTCAGGCCGCCGGTGTATGTCGCGCCGCCGCCGAACAACATCATCTACCAGAACATCCACAACACCACGGTCATCAACACCGTGATCAATCGCCCGCCGCCTCCGCCGACGGGCGCGGGGCCCGCGCTCGGCAATCTGGCGCCGGCCGTCGCCGGCCGCGCCAACCCGGCGGGTCCGGCGGTGCCGCAGGCCGTCGTCCAGCGCGCTACCCTGATCCAGCAGGGCAAAGCGCCGATGCCGCCGAGCTCGACCATTCAGCCGACGGCAAGGCCCGGTATCGCGGCACCGGGGCCGGCCAATGTCGCTCCCGCCGCAATTGCGCAGCCGCCGGTCGGAGCCAAGCCGCCGCAGGCCAATACCTTGCCGGCGCCAAGCATTCCTGGCGCGCCACCGGCCGGGGCAGGGGCGGCGCCCGGCGCTGTCACGCCCGGCGGTACACCGAGCCCGACCGCCACGGCCCCGGCCGGCAATGCTGCCGTGACCCCGCAAGCACCGGCACCTGCCAAGCTGCCGCAGGCCGATAAGCTGCCGCAGGCTAATACGTTGCCGACGCCCGGCACCCCGGGGGGGCCGCCGCCTCCGGCAAGGCCAGGGGGCGGGCCCGGCGCTGCACCGTCGCAGGGCAAGCCCGTTGCGACGACCACGCCGCCCGCCGGCACGATCCCCCCGGCGCAGCCAAACGCTGCAACAACTCCGGCGCCTAACCAGCCGGTCCCGGGAGGTGCGCCGGCGCCATCCGCTGGGCTGCCCAGGCCCGGTGCATCGCCGCCATCCGCGACTGATCCCCGCGGCCGGCCGGGCGGCGCCCAGCCGGGCGTTTTGCCGTCCCCGAGCACGGCCGGTAGACCGGCGATCCCGACGCCGGTCAGGCCGGCGACGCCTCCACCGCCGCCCGTAGCAGCGCGGGAGCCTTCCAGGATTCAGGATCACCGGCCCGCTCCGCCACCGCAGGCGGCCAGGCCCGCCTCGCCCGCAGCGCCTCCGCAAGCTCTGGCCAGACCGACGCCGCCGCCACGCGTCGCACCACCTCCGCCGCCGCGTGCAGCGCCTCCGCCCGTAGCGGCGCGACCTGCAGCCCCGCCGCCTATGGCCCGGCCCGCACCGCCGCCTCCAATGGCGCGGCCGGCGCCACCACCGCCGCCGCCGATGGCGCGGCCTGCGCCGCCGCCACCTCCCGTGGCACGGCCGGCTCCGCCTCCCATGGCCGCCGCACCGCCGCGTATGGCAGCACCGCCGCCACAGCCAGCGCGACCGGCCGGACCGGCACCAAGGGGTTGCCCGCCCGGCCAGCCCAGGTGTTAG
- a CDS encoding carbonic anhydrase, whose amino-acid sequence MCDKCSENLDQSLATSRRSMMLLAASALGAAAFGGGASAKEAKAPPKPQNVLSPDAALKRLMEGNSRYVSGVSRRHDFKHEREALVGGQNPYAAVLSCADSRIAPEYAFDSGRGDLFVCRVAGNFAGDETVASMEYTVAVLGTPLILVLGHDNCGAVDATIKSLKDDKPLPGHIPTLVSAIAPSVKAAAQQSGNALDNAIRQNVLDNVAKLKSAAPILNAAVEQGKLKVLGGIYRLSTGTVELLAQS is encoded by the coding sequence ATGTGTGACAAATGCTCTGAAAATCTGGATCAATCGCTGGCGACGTCCCGGCGCTCGATGATGCTTCTTGCCGCCTCGGCGCTGGGCGCAGCGGCCTTTGGCGGGGGCGCATCGGCCAAGGAGGCGAAGGCGCCGCCGAAGCCCCAGAACGTGCTGTCGCCCGATGCGGCGCTCAAGCGGTTGATGGAGGGCAATTCGCGCTATGTGTCGGGTGTGTCGCGCCGGCACGATTTCAAGCACGAGCGCGAGGCACTGGTCGGCGGTCAGAATCCGTACGCGGCCGTGTTGAGCTGCGCCGATTCGCGTATCGCGCCAGAATATGCCTTCGACAGCGGACGCGGTGATCTGTTCGTGTGCCGCGTCGCCGGAAACTTTGCCGGCGATGAGACCGTTGCGAGCATGGAGTACACCGTCGCCGTGCTCGGCACGCCCCTGATCCTGGTGCTCGGCCATGACAATTGCGGCGCCGTCGACGCGACGATCAAGTCGCTGAAGGACGACAAGCCGCTGCCGGGGCACATCCCGACGCTGGTTTCCGCGATCGCGCCGTCGGTGAAGGCGGCGGCCCAGCAGAGCGGGAACGCGCTCGACAACGCCATTCGTCAGAACGTCCTCGACAACGTCGCCAAACTGAAGTCGGCCGCCCCGATCCTCAACGCAGCGGTCGAGCAGGGCAAGCTCAAGGTGCTCGGCGGCATCTATCGTTTGAGCACCGGGACCGTCGAGTTGCTTGCCCAGAGCTGA
- the dnaE gene encoding DNA polymerase III subunit alpha, giving the protein MPSAGFVHLHVHSAYSLLKGSIKIAKLAELAKKDHQPALALTDTDNLFGALEFSDKMAGSGIQPIVGCELAVDFGDQDPNARNAMGPSRVVLLAAQERGYRSLMRLNSRAFLESPDSHAPFVKLDWFDGETEGLIALTGGPDGPVSLALAGGHAELAAQRCERLAGLFGDRLYIELQRHNTDKERRVESGLIDMAYAKGLPLVATNEPYFASTDDYEAHDALLCIAGGRLIAETEREQLTPDHRFKTRAEMAVLFADIPEALASTVEIAERCSFRPMTRKPILPFFTVGAAQSSDAAAVESAELKRQAEAGLANRLSVHGLSQGTTEEDYNKRLAFELDVIMRMKYAGYFLIVSDFIKWAKSQGIPVGPGRGSGAGSLVAWALTITDLDPIKFGLLFERFLNPERVSMPDFDIDFCQDRRGEVISYVQQRYGRDQVAQIITFGTLQARGVLRDVGRVLQMPYGQVDKLTKLVPQNPAAPVTLAAAIESEPKLQAFRDEDPVVARAFDIAQRLEGLTRHASTHAAGIVIGDRPLSELVPLYRDPKSDMPVTQFNMKWVEPAGLVKFDFLGLKTLTVLDVACKLLKPRNIHVDLATLPIDDAESYQMLARGEVVGVFQVESQGMRRALVDMRPDRFEDIIALVALYRPGPMANIPTYCARKHGDEEPEYLHPVLEPILKETFGVIIYQEQVMQIAQVMSGYSLGDADLLRRAMGKKIRAEMDKQRDIFVAGAVKNGVPKGQAETIFELLAKFADYGFNKSHAAAYALVSYHTAYMKAHYPVEFIAASMTLDLNNTDKLSEFRSEAQRLGIKVEPPNINRSGATFEVGEKTIYYALAALKGVGIQAIEQIIEERTKRGLFTSLADFAARVNPRAINKRIIESLAAAGAFDTLESNRARVFAGADSILAACQRAHQAETIGQNDMFGMSADAPTIMLPQIEPWLPAEKLRREYDAVGFFLSGHPLDDYATVLKRLRVQSWAEFSRAVKTGATAGKVAATVVSRMERRTKTGNKMGIMGLSDPTGHFEAVLFSEGLAQYRDVLEPGAAVLLQLGAELQGEDVRARVLHAEPLDDAAAKTQKGLRIFLRDTKPLDSIAKRLANPDIAASNGAAPKIGSPAIAPRSNGDGEVSLVMMLDLETEVEMKLPGRFKVSPQIAGAIKAVAGVVDVQQI; this is encoded by the coding sequence ATGCCGAGCGCCGGATTTGTTCACCTTCACGTTCACTCGGCCTATTCGCTGCTCAAGGGCTCGATCAAGATCGCCAAGCTCGCCGAGCTTGCCAAGAAGGATCACCAACCGGCCCTGGCGCTGACGGACACCGACAATCTGTTCGGTGCGCTGGAGTTCTCCGACAAGATGGCGGGCTCCGGTATCCAGCCGATCGTCGGCTGCGAGCTGGCGGTCGATTTCGGTGATCAGGATCCGAACGCGCGCAACGCGATGGGGCCCTCGCGCGTGGTGCTGCTGGCGGCGCAGGAGCGCGGCTATCGCAGCCTGATGCGGCTGAACTCGCGCGCGTTCCTCGAATCGCCGGACAGCCATGCGCCCTTCGTCAAACTCGACTGGTTCGACGGGGAGACAGAAGGCCTGATCGCGCTGACGGGCGGACCGGACGGGCCGGTCTCGCTGGCGCTGGCCGGCGGCCATGCCGAACTCGCCGCGCAGCGCTGCGAGCGTCTGGCCGGCCTGTTCGGCGACCGCCTCTACATCGAATTGCAGCGCCACAACACCGACAAGGAGCGGCGTGTCGAAAGCGGCCTGATCGACATGGCCTACGCCAAGGGATTGCCGCTGGTTGCGACCAACGAGCCGTATTTCGCCTCGACCGACGATTACGAAGCGCATGACGCGCTGCTGTGCATCGCCGGCGGTCGGCTGATCGCCGAGACCGAGCGGGAGCAGCTCACGCCCGATCACCGTTTCAAGACCCGCGCCGAGATGGCGGTGCTGTTCGCCGACATTCCGGAGGCGCTGGCCTCGACGGTGGAGATCGCCGAGCGCTGCTCCTTCCGCCCCATGACGCGCAAGCCGATCCTGCCGTTCTTCACTGTCGGCGCCGCGCAGAGCTCGGACGCTGCAGCGGTCGAGTCGGCGGAATTGAAGCGCCAGGCGGAGGCGGGGCTTGCCAACCGCCTCAGCGTCCACGGCCTGTCCCAGGGCACCACGGAAGAAGACTACAACAAGCGCCTGGCGTTCGAGCTCGACGTCATCATGCGCATGAAATACGCGGGCTACTTCCTGATCGTGTCCGACTTCATCAAATGGGCGAAGAGCCAAGGCATTCCGGTCGGGCCGGGCCGCGGCTCCGGCGCAGGGTCGCTGGTCGCCTGGGCGCTGACCATCACCGACCTCGACCCGATCAAGTTCGGCCTGCTGTTCGAGCGCTTCCTCAATCCCGAGCGCGTCTCGATGCCGGACTTCGACATCGACTTCTGCCAGGATCGCCGCGGCGAAGTGATCAGTTACGTGCAGCAGCGCTACGGCCGCGACCAGGTCGCGCAGATCATCACCTTCGGGACGCTGCAGGCGCGCGGTGTGCTGCGCGACGTCGGCCGCGTCCTGCAAATGCCTTACGGGCAGGTCGACAAGCTCACAAAACTCGTGCCGCAGAATCCGGCCGCGCCGGTGACGCTGGCCGCCGCGATCGAGAGCGAGCCAAAGCTCCAGGCGTTTCGCGATGAAGATCCGGTGGTGGCACGCGCCTTCGACATCGCCCAGCGCCTGGAAGGCCTGACGCGCCACGCCTCGACCCATGCGGCCGGCATCGTGATCGGCGATCGTCCCCTGAGCGAGCTCGTGCCGCTCTACCGCGATCCCAAATCCGACATGCCGGTGACCCAGTTCAACATGAAATGGGTCGAGCCGGCCGGCCTCGTGAAGTTCGACTTCCTTGGCCTGAAGACGCTCACCGTGCTCGACGTCGCGTGCAAACTCTTGAAGCCGCGCAACATCCATGTCGATCTTGCGACGCTGCCGATCGACGATGCCGAGAGCTACCAGATGCTGGCCCGCGGCGAGGTGGTCGGCGTGTTCCAGGTTGAAAGCCAGGGCATGCGGCGCGCGCTGGTCGACATGCGCCCGGACCGTTTCGAGGACATCATCGCGCTGGTGGCGCTGTATCGGCCGGGCCCGATGGCGAACATCCCGACCTATTGCGCGCGCAAGCACGGCGACGAGGAGCCGGAATATCTGCATCCCGTGCTGGAGCCGATCCTGAAAGAGACCTTCGGCGTCATCATCTACCAGGAACAGGTGATGCAGATCGCGCAGGTGATGTCGGGCTACTCGCTCGGCGACGCCGACCTCCTGCGCCGCGCCATGGGCAAGAAGATCCGCGCCGAGATGGACAAGCAGCGCGACATCTTCGTCGCAGGCGCGGTCAAGAACGGCGTCCCGAAGGGACAGGCCGAGACCATCTTCGAGCTGCTCGCCAAGTTCGCGGACTACGGCTTCAACAAGAGCCACGCGGCGGCCTATGCGCTGGTGTCCTACCACACCGCCTACATGAAGGCGCATTATCCGGTGGAGTTCATCGCGGCGTCGATGACGCTCGATCTCAACAACACGGACAAGCTCTCCGAATTCCGCTCGGAGGCGCAGCGCCTCGGCATCAAGGTCGAGCCGCCGAACATCAACCGCTCCGGCGCGACATTCGAGGTCGGCGAGAAGACGATCTACTACGCGCTCGCAGCGCTCAAGGGCGTCGGCATCCAGGCGATCGAGCAGATCATCGAGGAGCGCACCAAGCGGGGATTGTTCACCTCGCTCGCCGACTTTGCCGCACGGGTCAATCCGCGCGCGATCAACAAGCGCATCATCGAAAGTCTCGCGGCCGCCGGCGCCTTCGACACGCTGGAGTCGAACCGCGCCCGCGTCTTCGCCGGCGCGGACTCGATCCTGGCCGCCTGCCAGCGCGCGCATCAAGCCGAAACCATCGGCCAGAACGACATGTTCGGGATGTCGGCGGATGCACCGACCATCATGCTGCCGCAGATCGAGCCGTGGCTGCCGGCCGAAAAGCTCCGCCGCGAATACGACGCCGTCGGCTTCTTCCTGTCGGGCCATCCGCTCGACGATTACGCCACCGTGCTGAAGCGGCTGCGGGTGCAGAGCTGGGCGGAATTCTCGCGCGCGGTGAAAACCGGCGCCACCGCCGGCAAGGTCGCGGCCACCGTGGTCTCGCGCATGGAGCGGCGCACAAAGACCGGCAACAAGATGGGCATCATGGGACTTTCGGATCCCACGGGCCATTTCGAGGCGGTGCTGTTCTCCGAAGGCCTCGCGCAATATCGCGACGTGCTGGAGCCGGGCGCCGCCGTGCTGCTGCAGCTCGGCGCCGAGCTCCAGGGCGAAGACGTCCGCGCCCGCGTGCTGCACGCCGAACCGCTGGATGATGCCGCCGCCAAGACGCAGAAGGGGCTGCGCATCTTCCTGCGCGACACCAAGCCGCTGGACTCGATCGCCAAGCGTCTGGCGAATCCCGACATCGCGGCATCGAACGGCGCCGCGCCAAAGATCGGCAGTCCGGCCATCGCGCCGCGCTCCAATGGCGACGGCGAGGTCTCGCTGGTGATGATGCTCGACCTCGAGACCGAGGTCGAGATGAAGCTGCCCGGCCGCTTCAAGGTCTCGCCGCAGATCGCCGGCGCGATCAAGGCGGTCGCGGGCGTAGTGGACGTGCAGCAGATCTGA
- the tsf gene encoding translation elongation factor Ts: MATITAAMVKDLRESTGAGMMDCKAALTENDGNMEAAQDWLRKKGLSKAAKKSGRVAAEGLIGALTKGTKGVVVEVNSETDFVARNGQFQGLVKMIAQVAFDVGADVEKIKAAKVGEVTVEAAINDAIATIGENMTLRRAASLEVSQGVVAHYVHGAVIDGAGKMGVIVALESAGKADELAALGRQIAMHVAAANPLALDPSGLDPAVVKREKDVLADKYRQQGKPENVIEKIVESGLKTYYKEVCLLEQAFIHDTGKSVAQAVKEAEGKVGGAVKIAGFVRYALGEGIEKQESDFAAEVAAASGKK, encoded by the coding sequence ATGGCAACGATCACAGCTGCGATGGTCAAGGACCTGCGCGAGTCGACCGGCGCAGGCATGATGGACTGCAAGGCCGCGCTGACCGAGAACGACGGTAACATGGAAGCGGCGCAGGATTGGCTGCGCAAGAAGGGTTTGTCCAAGGCCGCCAAGAAGTCGGGCCGCGTCGCGGCCGAGGGTCTGATCGGCGCGCTCACCAAGGGCACCAAGGGCGTCGTGGTCGAGGTCAACTCCGAGACCGATTTCGTCGCGCGCAATGGTCAGTTCCAGGGCCTGGTCAAGATGATCGCCCAGGTCGCATTCGACGTCGGCGCCGATGTCGAGAAGATCAAGGCCGCCAAGGTCGGTGAGGTCACGGTCGAAGCCGCGATCAATGATGCGATCGCCACCATCGGCGAGAACATGACGCTGCGCCGCGCAGCTTCGCTCGAGGTGAGCCAGGGCGTCGTGGCCCATTACGTCCACGGTGCCGTCATCGACGGCGCCGGCAAGATGGGCGTGATCGTGGCGCTGGAATCGGCCGGCAAGGCCGACGAGCTCGCGGCCCTCGGCCGCCAGATCGCGATGCACGTCGCCGCCGCCAACCCGCTGGCGCTCGATCCGTCCGGCCTCGACCCGGCGGTCGTCAAGCGCGAGAAGGACGTGCTCGCCGACAAGTATCGCCAGCAGGGCAAGCCGGAGAACGTGATCGAGAAGATCGTCGAGTCCGGCCTCAAGACCTACTACAAGGAAGTCTGTCTGCTCGAGCAGGCCTTCATCCACGACACCGGCAAGTCGGTGGCGCAGGCGGTGAAGGAGGCCGAGGGCAAGGTCGGCGGCGCTGTGAAGATCGCGGGCTTTGTGCGCTATGCTCTCGGTGAGGGAATCGAGAAGCAGGAAAGCGACTTCGCAGCAGAGGTCGCCGCGGCCAGCGGCAAGAAGTAA
- the pyrH gene encoding UMP kinase — MTDPVYRRVVIKLSGEYLAGQQGFGIDQPTVDRVADDLIAARKLGTEVAVVIGGGNIVRGVEVSARGVSRPTGDTMGMLATMMNCLALEAAIERKGTPARTLSAFVMPEISELFTRTAAHKYLAEGRIVLLGGGTGNPFFTTDTTAVLRAAEIGAQAVLKATNVDGVYSADPKKDPSATRFDRLSHSQAIEGGYKVMDATAFALARETSLPIIVFSIAEPGSIGAILRGGGHGTIVAG; from the coding sequence ATGACTGATCCGGTCTATCGTCGCGTCGTGATCAAGCTGTCCGGCGAATATCTCGCGGGACAGCAAGGGTTTGGCATCGATCAGCCGACCGTCGACCGGGTTGCGGACGATCTGATCGCGGCTCGCAAGCTCGGCACCGAGGTTGCGGTCGTGATCGGCGGCGGCAATATCGTGCGCGGCGTCGAGGTCTCGGCCCGCGGCGTGTCGCGCCCGACCGGCGACACCATGGGCATGCTCGCCACCATGATGAACTGCCTCGCGCTGGAAGCGGCGATCGAGCGCAAGGGCACGCCGGCGCGCACGCTGTCGGCCTTCGTCATGCCCGAGATTTCCGAGCTGTTCACCCGTACTGCGGCGCACAAATATCTCGCCGAGGGCCGCATCGTTCTGCTTGGCGGCGGCACCGGCAATCCGTTCTTCACCACCGATACGACCGCCGTGCTGCGCGCCGCCGAGATCGGCGCTCAGGCGGTGCTGAAGGCGACCAATGTCGACGGCGTCTACTCGGCGGATCCGAAGAAGGATCCGTCCGCGACGCGGTTCGACCGGCTGAGCCATTCGCAGGCGATCGAGGGCGGCTACAAGGTGATGGATGCGACCGCCTTCGCGCTTGCCCGCGAGACGTCGCTGCCTATCATCGTATTCTCGATCGCGGAGCCGGGGTCGATCGGCGCGATTCTGCGTGGCGGCGGCCACGGAACCATCGTCGCCGGCTGA